TGGACTTCCTCTCTTGGTATGAAGATGGTATGAACTATACTGACGTTATCGACAAGGGTTATGGCCGTGAGCGTTATGTAAAGGGTATGCAGTGGATTAACAAGTATGCGCAGAAGTATGGCGTATATGTTTCACTTGTAATGCCTCACTTGCATAACAATGCTCTCATCGAGAGATATGCGGGTAATATGGTACGTATTGATACCGATGCTCTTGAGGGTTCTTGGTATCGTTTCTCTGATAACAACCGTGGTAGCCTTCGTGGTGGATGGCCAAACTCAGAGAATGCCTTTGATGGTTTCATCAATTGGTCAAAGATTTCTGGTCGTAAGAAGATTCGTCTTGATGGCGACTTCATTCGTATCGGAAGCTATGCTGATGATAATGAGAAGATGTCTGTTATCTCTCTTCCTTTGATGGCAGGTGGACCAATCTCTATCACAGATATGCCAACTGGTGACGACTTGAAGTTCTTCCAGAACGACGAGATGCTTGCTTTGAATAAGGATGGTTTCGTTGGTCAGCCATTGGAGCGTAACCTCTGGAACACAGATGGTGAGATATGGTACGGTCAGATGAAGGATGGCTCTTGGGTTATCGGTCTCTTCAACCGTGATCAGGCAGCTGCAACTCGTTCTATCGACTTGACAAAGGTTGGTATTACGGGTACTTGGTCTGCACGTGACCTTTGGAAGCATGCTGATGAAGGTACTGTAAGCGATAAGATTGAGGCAGTCATTCCTGCACATGGCTGTAAGATTATTAAGCTGACAAAGTAAAGACCTTACTTGCTGATTACTTAAATCAGTAGAAGATTATAAACAATCGGGCCAAACGGATTCTTCCGTTTGGTCCGATTTTGTTATAGGGCTTATTAGGCTAATAGGGCTAATAAGCCTAATTATTTCTATTAGCCTAATAAGCCTAATAAGGCTAATTGGTCCAATTAGGCTAATAAGCCCAATAGGGCAAATAGCCTATTATTTTTGTCGTATTTTTTCATATCTTGATTTTTAATAGCTGCTCTTTTGGCTTCGAAAAGACGCCCAATTGGCTTGCAAAAGATGCCCTTTTGAGGTCTTACTAACGCCCTTTTGAAGCCCAATTAAGCACCTCTCACTTCCTGATTTTATAAGTGTCTGATTACTTGTTAGTTATAAATAGGGTGCAAAGAGTCGTTTTTATTCCTGCATTTTGTGAAAAATAACCTTGTTATTGTAAATATATTTTTCTGTGTTTTGATAAAAGTACTAAGGTATGTTAATCTCAATATAGCTCCATTGTAAAAATCTGAAAATCAATTATATTTGTCACAAATATGAGAGCTATGTTATTGAAAGACTTCTTCCAGATGTTCCCCGATGAGGATAGCTGCGAGAACTACCTTAGAGCTGTTCGAGAGGAGATAGGTGTTGTGTGTCCTAAGTGTGGAGCTACAAAGTATAAATGGCTGCCTGGAAGGAAATCCTTTCAATGTGAAAACTGTGGCAACAGAATCTCGTTGACAAAGGGTACCGTTATGGAACATAGCAAACTACCGCTGTATGATTGGTTCTTTACTGCGCACATGATGACGTCCATCAAGCAGGTATTGTCGGCTAAGGAGATCCAGCATCAGCTTGAACTCGAATATTACTCTCCCGCATGGTTGATGATGATGAAATTGCGAGATATTATGGGGCAGAGGGACAGCATCTATACACTCTCTGACCAGATAGAGCTCGACTTGTCATATTTCTCAACTTCCTTCATTTCAGAGGAGGGCGGAGAAAAGGTCCTTAAGAGTAAGAAAACTCCTGTGTTGGTAATTGCACAGAGTAAAGATGCAGGTTCAATCCTAAACGAATACCTATCAGACAATACTGACACAGAACGATTTAACAAAGCCTCTAAACTTATGAAGCAAGCTAACAGAAGCAAAGTGAAGAAAGCTGTCCGTTATATCAAAATGTATGCATTGCCTGATAGTAAATACAAGACACTGGCGCCTTATGCTCAGAAGTCTGTGAATCAGGATTCAAAGATACATTCTGACGGAGGACATAATCTCATGGGGTTGAAGAAGACTCTGACAGGTCTTGTT
The Prevotella melaninogenica DNA segment above includes these coding regions:
- a CDS encoding IS1595 family transposase, encoding MLLKDFFQMFPDEDSCENYLRAVREEIGVVCPKCGATKYKWLPGRKSFQCENCGNRISLTKGTVMEHSKLPLYDWFFTAHMMTSIKQVLSAKEIQHQLELEYYSPAWLMMMKLRDIMGQRDSIYTLSDQIELDLSYFSTSFISEEGGEKVLKSKKTPVLVIAQSKDAGSILNEYLSDNTDTERFNKASKLMKQANRSKVKKAVRYIKMYALPDSKYKTLAPYAQKSVNQDSKIHSDGGHNLMGLKKTLTGLVQHIETESTPHEVVTKVLPWVHIVTGECRSSIDAIHKEIDERFLQLYLNEYCWKFNRRWFRDSKKPEYDLFRHLMKIAVQYKSSIKWHDYEAYFESV